A section of the Triticum dicoccoides isolate Atlit2015 ecotype Zavitan chromosome 7A, WEW_v2.0, whole genome shotgun sequence genome encodes:
- the LOC119330420 gene encoding squamosa promoter-binding-like protein 16, translating into MDWDLKMPPGAWDLAELEGDAPAAGGQASAGGIANAAGRQECSVDLKLGGLGECGAAPDSRGLGKAPAEAPSSAPSAAKRPRASSGGGGGSGSGAGQQQCPSCAVDGCRADLSRCRDYHRRHKVCEAHSKTPVVTVAGREMRFCQQCSRFHLLTEFDETKRSCRKRLDGHNRRRRKPQPDVMNSASFMTSQQGTRFSSFPTPRPEQNWQGIIKTEENPYYAHQLPLGISSRQHFGGSASTYAKEGRRFPFLQEGEINFATGVALEPSVCQPLLKTVAPPESSSSSSKMFSDGLTPVLDSDCALSLLSAPANSSGIDVGQMVQQTEHIPIAQPLFSNLQFSSSSWFSRTQASTGTVSATGFSCPAVENEQLNNVLSSDNNDLNYNGIFHVGGEGSSDGAPPSLPFPWQ; encoded by the exons ATGGACTGGGATCTCAAGATGCCGCCCGGCGCATGGGACCTCGCCGAGCTGGAGGGCGACGCGCCGGCGGCGGGCGGGCAGGCGTCGGCCGGTGGCATTGCTAATGCGGCCGGCCGGCAGGAGTGCTCCGTGGACCTGAAGCTCGGCGGGCTCGGCGAGTGCGGCGCTGCTCCGGACAGCCGCGGCCTCGGCAAGGCGCCGGCCGAGGCGCCGTCCTCGGCGCCCAGCGCGGCGAAGCGGCCGCGCGCGTCGTCGGGAGGGGGAGGCGGGAGCGGGAGCGGCGCGGGGCAGCAGCAGTGCCCGTCGTGCGCGGTGGACGGGTGCAGGGCGGACCTGAGCAGGTGCCGCGACTACCATCGCCGGCACAAGGTGTGCGAGGCGCACTCCAAGACCCCCGTCGTCACCGTCGCCGGCCGCGAGATGCGCTTCTGCCAACAGTGCAGCAG GTTTCACCTGCTTACGGAGTTTGATGAGACCAAACGCAGCTGTAGAAAGCGTCTTGATGGGCACAACCGTCGCCGCAGGAAACCGCAGCCAGATGTGATGAATTCTGCAAGTTTTATGACGAGCCAACAAG GAACAAGGTTTTCATCATTTCCAACTCCAAGACCGGAGCAAAACTGGCAAGGGATCATTAAAACCGAGGAGAACCCCTATTACGCACATCAACTCCCTCTGGGCATCAGCAGCAGGCAGCATTTTGGTGGATCTGCGTCGACTTACGCCAAAGAAGGACGGCGGTTTCCTTTCCTGCAGGAAGGCGAGATAAACTTTGCCACCGGTGTGGCACTTGAGCCTTCAGTGTGCCAGCCGCTCCTCAAGACGGTAGCTCCTcccgagagcagcagcagcagcagcaagatgTTCTCTGATGGGCTGACTCCGGTGCTCGACTCGGACTGTGCTCTCTCTCTTCTGTCAGCTCCGGCAAACTCCTCCGGTATCGATGTTGGCCAGATGGTCCAGCAGACTGAACACATCCCCATTGCCCAGCCTCTGTTCTCCAACCTGCAGTTCAGCAGCTCGTCCTGGTTCTCGCGCACCCAGGCTTCCACCGGCACCGTCTCAGCGACCGGATTTTCCTGCCCCGCGGTGGAGAATGAGCAACTGAACAATGTGCTAAGCTCGGACAACAATGACTTGAACTACAATGGGATATTTCATGTCGGCGGTGAAGGCTCGTCGGACGGCGCCCCGCCATCTCTGCCCTTCCCGTGGCAGTAG